A stretch of the Candidatus Polarisedimenticolaceae bacterium genome encodes the following:
- a CDS encoding ABC transporter permease, which yields MRSRLAPRLAVAALTLFLVTFAVFGLLCALPGDPLSVEGEHALPPAYIAALRAQFHLDDPWPVRYGRWLADVARGRFGFSEIEQRPVATILAERLPVSVALNAAALAVTFALAVPLGILGAWRPGGRWDRFGATATTALYAVPVFWMALVLQWIFSVRLGWLPLFGTSSDAAGSAFGRLADAIRHGILPVACLSYGGIAYVSRFTRVTLVENTGETAGRGARARGVSALRYVGTHGLAQASVPLLTLLGFLIPRLVGGSILVEQVFGIPGLGQLLWNAILARDLAVVLALTLVSGVATLGGVTLADLLAAKLDPRLRRAA from the coding sequence ATGCGTTCGAGGCTCGCGCCGCGGCTCGCGGTCGCGGCGCTCACCCTTTTCCTCGTCACGTTCGCGGTGTTCGGACTTCTATGCGCACTCCCCGGCGATCCGCTCTCCGTCGAAGGCGAGCACGCTCTTCCTCCCGCGTACATCGCCGCGCTGCGCGCGCAGTTTCATCTCGACGATCCGTGGCCCGTCCGATACGGCCGCTGGCTCGCCGACGTGGCGCGGGGCCGGTTCGGCTTCTCGGAGATCGAGCAGCGACCCGTCGCGACGATCCTGGCGGAGCGGCTCCCCGTCTCGGTCGCGCTCAACGCCGCCGCGCTCGCGGTGACGTTCGCGCTCGCGGTACCGCTCGGGATCCTCGGCGCATGGCGGCCCGGGGGAAGATGGGACCGGTTCGGTGCCACCGCGACGACGGCGCTCTACGCGGTGCCGGTCTTCTGGATGGCGCTCGTCCTCCAGTGGATCTTCTCGGTTCGCCTCGGATGGCTGCCGCTCTTCGGAACGTCGAGCGACGCCGCGGGATCGGCGTTCGGCCGGCTTGCGGACGCGATTCGCCATGGGATCCTCCCGGTCGCCTGCCTCTCGTACGGCGGGATCGCGTACGTCTCGCGTTTCACCCGCGTGACGCTCGTCGAGAACACCGGCGAGACGGCCGGCCGCGGCGCGCGCGCGCGTGGGGTCTCGGCACTGCGCTACGTGGGGACGCACGGCCTCGCCCAGGCGAGCGTGCCGCTCCTGACCCTCCTCGGCTTCCTGATCCCGCGCCTGGTCGGAGGGTCGATCCTCGTCGAGCAGGTGTTCGGAATTCCCGGGCTCGGCCAGCTTCTCTGGAACGCGATCCTCGCGCGGGACCTCGCCGTCGTGCTCGCGCTCACGCTCGTCTCCGGCGTCGCGACCCTCGGCGGGGTCACCCTCGCCGATCTGCTCGCGGCCAAGCTCGATCCGAGGCTCAGGCGTGCGGCGTAA
- a CDS encoding ABC transporter permease: MRRKRAAFVGVALVGLIVAGALVAPWVAPHPDRGDLGAVLEAPSSVHWMGTDGNGRDVFSRLLHGARVSLTVGFTAAALSLLVGLPAGAAAGWRGGLPDAVVGRVIETAMCFPAIVVTVALLSTDPAWLRALPETLKIAIALAVVGWTPAARYLRAEFQRLRGGDAVLAARAAGAGELRIVLVHLLPRSLAPVLVTLSFAVGASSLAEATLSFLGVGIAPPTASWGEMLFQAQHHVGRAWWLALFPGLSLFTLVLGCNRLAEGIRDWMDPQSRLV; the protein is encoded by the coding sequence GTGCGGCGTAAGCGCGCGGCGTTCGTCGGTGTGGCGCTCGTCGGGCTCATCGTCGCGGGCGCGCTCGTCGCGCCGTGGGTCGCGCCGCACCCCGACCGCGGCGATCTCGGTGCCGTCCTCGAGGCGCCGTCCTCGGTTCACTGGATGGGAACGGACGGCAACGGGCGCGACGTCTTCTCGAGGCTGCTTCACGGCGCGCGGGTCTCGCTCACCGTCGGCTTCACCGCGGCCGCGCTCTCGCTTCTCGTCGGGCTGCCGGCCGGAGCCGCGGCCGGATGGCGCGGGGGCCTGCCCGACGCCGTCGTCGGCCGCGTGATCGAAACGGCGATGTGCTTTCCCGCGATCGTCGTCACCGTCGCGCTCTTGAGCACGGATCCAGCCTGGCTTCGGGCGCTCCCGGAAACGCTGAAGATCGCGATCGCGCTGGCCGTCGTCGGATGGACGCCCGCCGCCCGCTATCTTCGCGCGGAGTTTCAGAGGCTCCGGGGCGGCGACGCCGTGCTCGCGGCCCGCGCCGCCGGAGCGGGCGAGCTCCGCATCGTCCTTGTCCACCTCCTCCCGCGAAGCTTGGCCCCGGTGCTCGTCACGCTGTCGTTCGCGGTCGGAGCGTCGTCGCTCGCCGAGGCGACCCTGTCGTTCTTAGGGGTCGGGATCGCCCCGCCCACGGCGAGCTGGGGCGAGATGCTCTTCCAGGCGCAGCACCACGTCGGGCGCGCGTGGTGGCTCGCCCTCTTCCCCGGGCTGTCTCTTTTCACCTTGGTGCTCGGCTGCAACCGGCTGGCCGAGGGGATCCGCGATTGGATGGACCCGCAGTCCCGCCTCGTCTGA
- a CDS encoding S26 family signal peptidase: protein MDGPAVPPRLTLARLARELAVVLLVAAAGVFAVTRWVVTPWRVEGSSMEPALHDGDRVLVDLWSLGRRPPRPREVVVLRGPGDEEIVKRVARDPYPGGVTYPPAWIAPDSPLESSYVVLGDNAAASSDSRTFGPVPRHRIEGRVVWRYWPPSAWGSIE from the coding sequence TTGGATGGACCCGCAGTCCCGCCTCGTCTGACGCTCGCGCGGCTCGCTCGCGAGCTGGCGGTCGTGCTGCTGGTCGCGGCGGCGGGCGTTTTCGCGGTCACCCGTTGGGTCGTCACGCCGTGGCGGGTCGAGGGCTCGTCGATGGAGCCGGCGCTGCACGACGGCGACCGTGTGCTCGTCGACTTGTGGTCCCTGGGCCGCCGACCTCCCCGTCCTCGCGAGGTTGTGGTGCTCCGTGGCCCGGGTGATGAGGAGATCGTCAAGCGCGTCGCGCGCGACCCCTATCCCGGAGGGGTGACCTACCCTCCCGCATGGATCGCGCCGGACTCGCCGCTAGAGTCGAGCTATGTCGTCCTCGGCGACAACGCCGCCGCCTCGAGCGACAGCCGTACCTTTGGACCTGTCCCCCGGCATCGCATCGAGGGGCGGGTCGTCTGGCGCTACTGGCCGCCGTCTGCCTGGGGCTCGATCGAGTAG